One segment of Ignavibacteriales bacterium DNA contains the following:
- the murA gene encoding UDP-N-acetylglucosamine 1-carboxyvinyltransferase: protein MDKFIITGGNTLNGCVKIGGSKNAALALMPATLLASGKYQFDNMPELRDISTMSKLLEMMGVDSDKHNQSLSINTFRVNKFEAPYEQVKKMRASIYVLGPLVSRYGYAKVSLPGGCAWGPRPVNLHIEGIRKLGAKIEIDQGYIIAKANRLKGARIAFDVSSVGATGNVMMAAALAKGTSVIENAAIEPEIIALTEFLIKMGARIDGIGTTRLEIEGVDALHPVNESMIPDRIEAGTFLIAAALTGSKIKIENCNPNHLSSLLAKLEKAGSRLQIGSDWIKIQSPKNPNPVDVTTAVYPGFPTDMQAQWLSLMSVAKGSSVITDTIYFDRFKHVPELIRLGANIELNRNTAIVKGVKQLKAAKVMSTDLRASASLVLAGLIAKGKTEVLRVYHLDRGYERLEKKLQTLGAKIRRVSGKEY from the coding sequence GTGGATAAATTCATCATTACTGGAGGAAATACACTTAATGGGTGTGTAAAAATTGGCGGTTCAAAAAATGCGGCATTGGCGCTCATGCCTGCAACGCTTTTAGCCAGCGGAAAATATCAGTTCGATAACATGCCCGAACTTCGCGACATTTCTACCATGTCGAAGCTCCTCGAAATGATGGGTGTGGATTCAGATAAGCATAATCAGTCCCTATCGATAAATACATTTCGCGTGAATAAGTTCGAAGCTCCCTATGAGCAAGTGAAGAAAATGCGTGCTTCAATTTATGTTTTAGGTCCGCTCGTATCAAGATATGGATACGCGAAGGTTTCATTACCCGGTGGTTGCGCGTGGGGACCGCGACCTGTTAATCTTCATATTGAAGGAATAAGGAAGTTGGGCGCGAAGATCGAGATCGATCAGGGATATATCATCGCGAAGGCAAACAGATTGAAGGGTGCGCGGATTGCTTTTGATGTTTCAAGTGTCGGCGCCACAGGGAATGTGATGATGGCGGCTGCTCTTGCAAAAGGAACATCGGTGATTGAAAACGCAGCCATCGAACCGGAAATAATCGCTCTCACAGAATTTTTGATCAAGATGGGGGCGCGCATCGACGGTATCGGAACGACACGGTTAGAAATCGAAGGGGTTGATGCGTTGCATCCTGTTAATGAAAGTATGATTCCCGATAGAATTGAAGCCGGAACATTTTTAATAGCCGCCGCGCTGACCGGTAGCAAGATCAAAATCGAAAATTGCAATCCAAACCATCTCTCTTCCCTTTTGGCGAAATTGGAAAAAGCAGGCTCGAGATTACAAATAGGATCGGATTGGATAAAAATTCAATCACCAAAAAATCCTAATCCTGTTGATGTTACAACTGCGGTATATCCGGGATTTCCAACCGACATGCAAGCGCAATGGTTGTCACTAATGTCGGTTGCAAAGGGATCATCAGTGATTACCGATACGATATACTTCGACAGATTTAAACATGTACCTGAATTAATCCGACTTGGCGCCAACATTGAATTAAACCGGAACACTGCAATAGTTAAGGGAGTGAAACAACTTAAAGCCGCAAAGGTAATGTCGACCGACCTGCGTGCCTCTGCAAGCTTGGTACTAGCCGGACTGATAGCAAAAGGAAAGACTGAAGTCCTCCGCGTTTATCACCTCGATCGCGGATATGAACGATTAGAGAAAAAATTGCAGACACTCGGGGCAAAAATAAGAAGAGTTTCCGGTAAAGAATATTAA
- a CDS encoding tetratricopeptide repeat protein translates to MQELEPDPRDYRETLLSEAVNTESPQMNKTLSVFRTYWKQLFILSLCTLFIYGITVTYDFVNYDDYYLVSQNESFLKNPGNIIASFSTSAFTSWRQESIYYRPILLISYILDYQIWKLNPAGYHATNIILHLITVAFIFFLFNSLSKQIWLALIAALFFAVHPINVESVAWIAGRNDILLALFVVLMIYWYHLHYEVEEKSNRYFILSVVAFSLALFTKESAAFYLALIPLYELVIKKEPLQLLFTKIKIKKFSLLLSPLIIYLLIRILLLGKMIGAEEMYGKLPFWSRVQILPAILTENIKLLLAPINLSVEHPLDQLLWLESPWNIIALIVTITLSILFIFSLRQKNVFSFALLWIGVGLIPSLNIIPLAVPILEHRLYTPMVGFAFVFVTLISSINIGKNFLTTRIAVILLVIAFTISSFLQVPVWKNSESLWLNAIEKAPTASRSYFNLAGHYFDKQEYDRSIILLKKYIELKPDDFLGYSKLRQTYYISGKIPEAVSVCRTLISLEPKNENRYIELAALFEQLSLPDSAINTYLQALNKDSISYRIHERLGLLYANLNNRENAIQSLLQSVRIKPDYASAYFNLGKIYSMIGKTDSALIMIERGESFGKIPTDMVQLKNILLGSKSDK, encoded by the coding sequence ATGCAAGAATTAGAACCCGATCCGAGAGATTATCGCGAGACGCTTTTATCTGAAGCGGTGAATACCGAATCACCGCAAATGAATAAGACACTCTCTGTTTTTCGGACTTACTGGAAACAATTATTCATTCTATCTTTATGCACTCTATTCATTTACGGAATTACCGTCACATACGATTTTGTCAATTACGATGATTACTACCTTGTTTCCCAGAACGAATCATTCCTAAAAAATCCGGGAAATATCATTGCCTCGTTCTCGACCAGTGCATTTACATCATGGCGACAAGAAAGCATCTATTACCGTCCGATACTTTTAATAAGCTATATCCTCGACTATCAAATTTGGAAACTAAATCCGGCAGGATATCATGCCACAAACATCATCTTACATCTGATAACAGTAGCATTCATTTTTTTTCTATTTAACTCTCTTTCTAAACAAATATGGCTCGCCTTAATTGCCGCTTTATTTTTCGCCGTCCATCCCATAAATGTTGAATCGGTTGCGTGGATTGCGGGCAGAAATGATATTCTCCTCGCGCTCTTCGTCGTTTTGATGATTTATTGGTATCATCTGCATTATGAAGTTGAAGAAAAATCGAACCGATATTTTATTCTGAGCGTCGTTGCTTTTTCTCTCGCCTTGTTCACTAAGGAATCAGCCGCGTTTTATCTCGCATTGATACCTTTATACGAACTTGTCATAAAAAAAGAACCTCTTCAATTATTATTCACAAAGATTAAGATTAAAAAATTCTCACTGTTGTTATCTCCGTTGATCATTTATCTTCTTATCCGAATTTTACTTTTGGGGAAAATGATTGGCGCGGAAGAGATGTACGGTAAACTTCCGTTCTGGAGTCGGGTTCAGATTCTTCCGGCTATACTTACAGAAAATATTAAATTGCTTCTTGCTCCAATAAATTTATCGGTTGAGCATCCACTCGACCAATTGCTCTGGCTCGAATCTCCATGGAATATAATAGCGTTGATCGTTACGATCACGCTCTCAATTTTATTTATTTTCTCTTTACGCCAAAAAAATGTTTTTAGTTTTGCTTTGCTATGGATTGGCGTCGGTTTGATACCATCTTTAAATATTATACCATTGGCTGTTCCGATTCTCGAACATCGCCTTTACACACCGATGGTTGGATTTGCTTTCGTTTTTGTAACGCTTATTTCAAGTATCAACATCGGAAAGAATTTCCTTACAACAAGAATAGCGGTAATATTGTTGGTAATTGCCTTTACAATTTCTTCCTTTTTGCAAGTTCCTGTTTGGAAAAATAGCGAATCGTTATGGCTTAATGCTATCGAGAAAGCTCCGACCGCGAGTCGATCATACTTTAATCTTGCAGGACACTATTTCGACAAGCAAGAATACGACCGATCAATTATTCTCTTAAAAAAATATATCGAATTAAAACCTGATGATTTTTTAGGATATTCAAAGTTGAGACAGACTTATTACATATCGGGAAAAATACCCGAAGCTGTCTCGGTGTGTAGAACACTTATTTCACTTGAACCAAAAAACGAGAATCGTTACATCGAATTAGCCGCGTTGTTCGAACAACTGAGTCTTCCCGACAGCGCAATCAACACTTACCTTCAAGCGTTGAATAAAGATTCAATTTCATACCGCATTCATGAACGATTGGGATTACTGTACGCAAATCTGAATAACCGAGAAAACGCGATACAATCGTTGCTGCAATCTGTCCGCATCAAACCGGATTATGCTTCCGCATATTTCAATCTTGGAAAAATATACTCTATGATAGGGAAAACCGACAGCGCGTTGATCATGATTGAGCGCGGAGAAAGTTTTGGGAAAATACCGACCGATATGGTTCAGTTAAAAAATATTCTGCTTGGCTCCAAATCGGATAAGTAA
- the eno gene encoding phosphopyruvate hydratase, translating into MTTIIEVCAREILDSRGNPTLEADVVLESGIVGRAAVPSGASTGEHEAMELRDGDKNRYNGKGVQKAVKNVNDIIADKIIGFDTLDQSGIDKLMIAIDGTKNKNKLGANAILAVSIAAAKAASLSLQIPLYRYIGGKTARVLPVPMMNIMNGGKHADNNLDIQEIMIMPLGAQNITEAVRMGSEVFHSLKKVLNSKNYSTGVGDEGGFAPTVKSNEEAMSLIVTAIENARYEPGKDVSLALDVAASELYNNKGYTLNAEKNFKNRHAEDLVKYYEYLVNKFPIVSIEDGFDENDWDGWKIATDILGKSIQLVGDDLFVTNVDKLLLGINKGISNAIIIKPNQIGTLTETLWTIDIAKRGGYRCIISNRSAETGESVLANLAVATNAGQIKVGSVCRGERTANYNELIRIEEELDNDGIFEGHYTLNKNFSLTRKNSNSKNK; encoded by the coding sequence ATGACAACAATAATAGAAGTTTGTGCACGCGAAATCCTTGACTCTCGAGGAAATCCAACACTTGAAGCCGATGTTGTTCTTGAATCAGGTATAGTCGGGCGTGCAGCTGTCCCTAGTGGCGCCTCTACTGGCGAGCATGAAGCTATGGAATTGCGCGATGGTGACAAAAATCGATATAATGGAAAAGGAGTTCAGAAAGCCGTAAAAAATGTAAATGATATTATCGCAGATAAAATTATTGGTTTCGATACCCTTGACCAAAGTGGCATTGATAAACTTATGATCGCAATTGATGGAACAAAAAATAAAAATAAACTTGGGGCAAATGCAATTTTAGCTGTATCTATAGCCGCCGCTAAAGCGGCTTCATTATCGCTACAAATACCACTATACCGCTACATAGGTGGAAAAACAGCGAGAGTACTGCCTGTCCCAATGATGAACATAATGAATGGCGGCAAGCATGCCGATAATAATTTGGATATCCAAGAAATTATGATAATGCCTTTAGGTGCCCAAAATATTACAGAAGCAGTTAGGATGGGATCAGAAGTATTTCATTCATTAAAGAAAGTTCTAAATTCAAAAAATTATTCAACTGGTGTTGGTGATGAAGGTGGTTTTGCGCCAACCGTGAAATCAAATGAAGAAGCAATGTCACTGATAGTTACCGCGATTGAGAATGCAAGGTATGAACCTGGCAAGGACGTAAGTTTAGCTCTCGATGTCGCAGCGAGCGAATTATATAATAATAAAGGTTACACATTAAATGCTGAGAAAAATTTTAAAAATAGGCATGCGGAAGATTTAGTAAAGTACTACGAATATCTCGTTAATAAATTTCCTATCGTGTCAATAGAAGATGGTTTTGATGAAAATGATTGGGATGGTTGGAAAATCGCAACTGACATTCTCGGAAAATCAATTCAACTCGTGGGGGACGATTTATTTGTTACAAATGTGGATAAATTATTATTGGGAATTAACAAAGGAATATCAAACGCAATAATAATAAAACCCAATCAAATTGGAACATTAACAGAAACTCTATGGACGATTGATATTGCAAAACGAGGGGGATATAGATGCATAATATCCAACCGATCTGCCGAAACAGGAGAATCCGTCCTTGCAAATCTAGCGGTTGCTACTAATGCAGGTCAGATAAAAGTAGGTTCCGTGTGTCGGGGGGAGAGAACTGCAAATTATAACGAATTAATTAGAATTGAAGAAGAACTGGATAATGACGGTATATTTGAAGGTCATTATACGCTTAACAAAAATTTCAGCTTAACACGAAAGAATTCCAATAGTAAGAATAAATAA
- a CDS encoding HEAT repeat domain-containing protein, giving the protein MTFARLQKNTKSTVLIWNKKQLIGTGVIITSYGLIVTCSHIHRNEKKIYVEINGRKIEANVYKIYTNKDVTVLKCLGFNSLVHADLSDNRNLFVGQNVYVISPSIQQDDYAKDPAPNLLTIATSIAQVLLNKNGDIKHFNLTMPVKSGDSGSGIFDDKGMLIGIISTKMIDGVAAAIPIFFNNINADLIFNLKLLIRYKKKIYYYLQDQDIFKKYISLRCKIKGNGTCSLSNFVINKWLKDNSKQFLAIFGEFGSGKSFFCYRLSHLLTANPDPGTKIPIVIKLSEFKGSNQPTLKQFLLAQISEKLGFHFFDWEALANLLNSGKILLIYDGFEEMSLKASRFHILDNFKEIISTFTPGLKVILTCRTHYFRSEEEEKLLTKSVRPDVVESLLMEYSNPRSVSLIYLLPFRKSDVKKYLTLSTDHWRSIYAKINDPKFYNLTDLAKRPILLNVIAETITELDFTENKITVTSLYHRYVELCFSREYARTGMSSEKQFELMENLAFEAYQEKINYLTVDLMNKVISIQNPHDSFMDSELFIRSYPFFKKEEDNHQNLHFIHQSFFEFFVAKKIASSIEARYHKLYSTEYLTTPIDKYLVELLESSGTLKVIQLWLSKHQDVNVRMNCAVTLGRTGRKEFIEILNNCLLTEKDIGVAGRISEALHSLGSNESLNTFLYNIDKYSEVEIDTGKSESHSLLYDIVQPLENIDSDIVRKIIMNLNHPNPRIRKFAVFILGRIQSPLATESLLLFLRNKHETIRARRYAAAALGYIGDRKSLKVLHSIIKEEKNKYFTAECIKAIKRIKEKRKL; this is encoded by the coding sequence ATGACATTCGCAAGGTTACAAAAGAATACAAAATCTACCGTGTTAATATGGAATAAGAAACAATTAATTGGAACAGGTGTAATTATAACATCCTATGGTCTTATTGTAACTTGTTCACACATTCATAGGAATGAAAAAAAAATCTATGTTGAAATAAATGGTAGGAAAATTGAAGCTAACGTATATAAAATATATACGAATAAAGATGTAACTGTTCTGAAGTGTTTAGGTTTCAACTCATTAGTTCATGCTGACTTATCAGATAATAGAAATCTATTCGTAGGCCAAAATGTTTATGTTATTTCTCCATCAATTCAACAAGATGATTACGCAAAAGACCCTGCTCCTAACTTATTGACAATAGCAACTTCAATTGCGCAAGTTTTATTAAACAAAAATGGAGATATTAAACATTTTAATTTGACCATGCCAGTTAAATCGGGCGATAGCGGCTCAGGTATTTTTGATGATAAAGGTATGCTGATTGGTATAATATCCACAAAAATGATCGACGGTGTAGCTGCTGCAATACCAATATTTTTCAATAATATTAATGCTGACCTTATTTTTAATCTAAAATTATTAATCCGATACAAAAAAAAAATATATTATTATCTGCAAGACCAAGATATTTTTAAAAAATATATTTCTCTTAGATGCAAAATAAAAGGAAATGGGACCTGTAGCTTATCAAACTTTGTAATAAATAAGTGGCTCAAAGACAATTCAAAACAATTCTTAGCTATCTTTGGAGAATTCGGATCTGGAAAATCTTTTTTTTGTTATCGATTGTCACATCTTTTAACCGCTAATCCAGATCCTGGCACAAAGATACCGATAGTTATAAAGCTTAGCGAATTCAAGGGTTCTAATCAACCAACTTTGAAACAATTCCTCTTAGCACAAATCTCTGAGAAATTAGGATTTCATTTTTTTGATTGGGAGGCTTTGGCGAATCTTTTGAATTCAGGAAAAATTTTATTGATTTATGACGGTTTCGAAGAAATGAGTTTAAAAGCAAGCCGATTTCATATACTCGATAATTTCAAAGAAATTATTTCTACTTTTACACCAGGTTTGAAAGTAATACTCACATGTCGGACGCATTACTTCAGATCTGAAGAAGAAGAAAAATTACTCACAAAAAGCGTACGTCCTGATGTCGTTGAAAGCTTACTAATGGAATATAGCAATCCTAGAAGTGTATCATTAATCTATCTACTACCATTTCGAAAATCCGATGTCAAGAAATATCTAACGCTATCAACTGATCACTGGAGGAGTATTTATGCTAAAATCAATGATCCAAAGTTCTACAACCTTACCGATTTAGCCAAAAGACCAATACTTCTCAATGTAATTGCTGAAACAATAACTGAATTGGATTTCACAGAGAATAAGATTACAGTAACTTCACTTTATCATCGATATGTTGAATTGTGTTTTTCGAGAGAATATGCTAGAACTGGTATGTCATCAGAAAAACAATTCGAATTAATGGAGAATCTGGCTTTTGAAGCTTATCAAGAAAAGATAAATTATCTAACAGTGGATTTGATGAATAAAGTCATATCAATACAAAATCCCCATGATAGCTTTATGGATTCTGAGCTTTTTATTAGGAGTTATCCTTTTTTTAAAAAAGAAGAAGATAACCATCAAAATTTGCATTTTATTCATCAATCTTTCTTTGAATTTTTCGTAGCCAAAAAAATTGCTTCCAGTATTGAGGCACGATATCATAAACTATATTCAACAGAGTATTTAACAACTCCAATTGACAAATATCTTGTGGAACTTCTAGAGAGCAGTGGTACCCTTAAAGTTATACAATTATGGCTCAGCAAACATCAAGATGTCAACGTAAGAATGAATTGTGCGGTAACTTTAGGCAGGACTGGGCGCAAAGAATTTATTGAGATCCTAAACAATTGTCTTCTCACAGAAAAAGATATTGGAGTCGCTGGTCGCATTTCAGAAGCACTCCATTCTCTGGGTAGCAACGAATCACTAAATACGTTCCTATATAACATTGATAAATACTCAGAGGTAGAAATTGATACGGGAAAATCAGAAAGCCATTCTTTGCTTTATGATATAGTGCAACCCCTAGAAAATATTGATTCAGATATAGTTCGAAAAATAATAATGAATTTAAATCACCCCAATCCAAGAATTAGAAAATTTGCTGTTTTTATATTAGGGCGTATACAATCCCCGCTCGCGACTGAATCACTCTTACTATTTTTAAGGAACAAACACGAAACAATTCGGGCACGGCGTTATGCTGCAGCAGCTCTTGGCTATATAGGTGATAGAAAATCTTTGAAGGTATTGCATTCGATCATTAAGGAGGAAAAAAATAAATATTTTACCGCTGAGTGTATAAAAGCCATTAAACGTATTAAAGAAAAACGTAAATTATGA
- a CDS encoding phosphoglucomutase/phosphomannomutase family protein — translation MNHDIKFGTDGWRGKIAEDYTFDNVRRCTQGFADYLKSTHSSDKLQRGVVVGGDRRFHSENFAIASAEVLAANGIHVHFCGGGVPTPVISFSVKARNAIAAINITASHNPPVDNGFKVRDENGGAIDPDGLIKIEALIPNDISSVKRIKFDDGIASGKILKFNADEDYIKQIKKLVDLEPIKQAGFKVLVDPMWGNGAGWFTRLIGGGKTQIIEIHSERNPIFPEMSRPEPIPPNIDAGLAKAKEIGADVVVITDGDADRCGFADENGNFLDQLRVYALLAMYLLDVRKQRGAIVKTLSTTSMLEALGNIYNVPVHETGVGFKFVAPKMMETDAIIGGEESGGYAFRGHVPERDGILAGLLFLDFMVKTKLKPSQLLAKLFEKVGPHYYDRIDTIIEASQKDGILKNLKENQPKKLGNWEVAKVNLTDGFKFVLNDGSWLLIRFSGTEPLVRIYSEALSKEQVKQLLLAGKKLIEG, via the coding sequence ATGAATCACGATATCAAATTTGGAACAGACGGCTGGCGCGGTAAGATTGCGGAAGATTATACATTCGATAATGTCCGGCGTTGCACTCAGGGCTTTGCCGATTATTTAAAATCTACGCACTCATCCGATAAATTGCAACGCGGCGTGGTGGTTGGCGGTGACAGGCGTTTTCACTCTGAAAATTTTGCTATTGCTTCTGCTGAAGTTCTCGCGGCAAACGGAATCCACGTTCACTTTTGCGGGGGCGGTGTGCCAACACCGGTTATTTCATTCAGCGTGAAAGCCCGTAACGCAATAGCCGCAATCAACATCACTGCAAGTCACAATCCGCCTGTTGATAATGGTTTCAAGGTTCGTGACGAAAACGGCGGTGCTATTGATCCCGACGGTTTGATAAAAATTGAAGCGCTGATTCCAAATGATATTTCTTCAGTTAAAAGAATTAAATTCGATGACGGAATTGCCTCAGGCAAAATATTAAAATTCAACGCCGATGAAGATTATATTAAACAAATTAAAAAGTTAGTCGATCTTGAGCCGATTAAACAAGCCGGCTTTAAAGTTTTAGTCGATCCGATGTGGGGCAACGGCGCCGGTTGGTTTACACGGCTGATCGGTGGCGGTAAAACTCAGATCATCGAAATCCACAGCGAACGCAATCCTATTTTTCCCGAGATGAGCAGACCTGAGCCGATTCCGCCGAACATAGATGCGGGTTTAGCAAAAGCAAAAGAGATCGGAGCCGATGTTGTGGTCATAACCGATGGCGATGCGGACAGGTGCGGCTTCGCCGATGAGAACGGAAATTTTTTGGATCAACTCCGAGTGTACGCCTTGCTTGCGATGTATCTGTTAGATGTTCGCAAACAGCGCGGCGCGATTGTGAAAACACTATCCACTACTTCTATGCTTGAAGCGCTTGGAAATATTTATAACGTGCCGGTTCATGAAACAGGTGTCGGCTTTAAATTTGTAGCTCCAAAGATGATGGAAACAGATGCGATAATCGGCGGCGAGGAAAGCGGCGGTTATGCTTTTCGCGGACATGTACCTGAACGCGATGGAATTTTAGCGGGACTTCTCTTCCTCGATTTTATGGTGAAGACGAAATTGAAACCATCACAGCTTCTTGCAAAATTATTCGAGAAAGTTGGTCCGCATTATTATGACCGCATAGATACGATCATCGAGGCAAGCCAAAAAGATGGAATCCTGAAAAATCTTAAAGAAAATCAACCCAAGAAGTTAGGGAACTGGGAAGTTGCGAAGGTGAATCTTACAGATGGATTTAAATTTGTACTGAACGACGGCAGTTGGCTCTTGATCCGTTTCTCCGGCACAGAACCGCTTGTGAGAATTTATTCGGAAGCATTGAGTAAAGAGCAAGTTAAGCAGCTTTTATTGGCGGGGAAGAAACTTATTGAAGGATGA
- a CDS encoding four helix bundle protein produces MMDLRKRTKEFALMIIKIYSSLSKTTESQVLGKQLLRSGTSVGAHYREACRARSNAEFISKLEGGLQELEETQYWLELFIEAANSESSAFRNVLKESDELIAIFTTIVKEVKLKGKK; encoded by the coding sequence ATGATGGATTTGAGGAAGAGGACGAAAGAGTTTGCTTTGATGATAATAAAGATTTACTCCTCTCTTTCAAAGACAACAGAAAGTCAGGTTTTGGGAAAACAATTATTAAGATCGGGCACATCTGTTGGCGCTCATTATCGGGAAGCATGCCGCGCTCGATCAAATGCGGAATTTATCAGCAAATTAGAAGGTGGTTTACAGGAACTTGAAGAAACTCAGTATTGGTTAGAATTATTTATTGAAGCAGCTAATTCAGAATCATCTGCGTTTCGAAATGTGTTAAAAGAATCGGATGAATTAATCGCCATATTCACAACTATCGTTAAAGAAGTAAAGCTTAAAGGCAAGAAATGA
- a CDS encoding TlpA family protein disulfide reductase translates to MNHIFQYSLIILLLSFGLSETFAQHSIQKQLPSKTNSNYGKYNFSFKTLDGKTIKVGDFGGKILLVNIWAPWCEPCKKESEGLAKLYKEFHPKGFEVVGIAVKTTETAVRSFIQENNVTWQIGIKDDLLNIYKTVGLPQSYLFNRDGSLIKEFVGYTAEEALRQQLEQILKPKK, encoded by the coding sequence ATGAATCATATTTTTCAATATTCGCTGATTATATTACTGTTGTCGTTCGGCTTGTCTGAGACTTTCGCCCAACACTCAATCCAAAAACAACTTCCGTCAAAAACAAACTCCAACTACGGCAAATATAATTTTTCTTTCAAAACTCTCGACGGTAAAACAATAAAGGTCGGCGATTTTGGAGGGAAAATATTGCTCGTCAATATTTGGGCACCGTGGTGCGAGCCGTGCAAGAAAGAATCGGAGGGTCTCGCCAAGCTTTACAAAGAGTTTCATCCAAAAGGATTCGAGGTTGTTGGCATTGCAGTTAAGACTACTGAAACCGCCGTACGTTCATTCATACAAGAAAATAACGTAACATGGCAAATAGGTATTAAAGATGATCTTTTAAATATTTACAAAACTGTGGGCTTGCCGCAAAGTTATCTTTTCAACCGAGATGGTTCTCTTATAAAAGAATTCGTCGGCTATACTGCCGAAGAAGCGTTACGCCAACAGCTCGAGCAAATTTTAAAACCAAAAAAATAA
- a CDS encoding DUF262 domain-containing protein: MINIMQQKSKTLADILFPERDETDNELLNVPPEQRKLHTETYDFSISTIYDYLTSSRIFIPRFQRKYIWSKGQASRLIESLIIQCPIPVLYFSQTTDEKFSVIDGNQRLNSIKLFIDNGFELTGLTTYPDLNGNTFSSLDPRFQRHILNRTLRCIVILKETHPQIKFDVFERINTGSARLTPQELRHGIYTGPFIDLLDEIAKDKLFLKLTQTSKDTRMKAEELVLRFFALSESLSTYTNPFVTFLNNYCEQNRNIDSIKSKSLKTSFLNILNKINLVLGEYSFKVYDVNLKKIRFNAALFDAQMIGFFKKNPSESCIESINKTEFIKNQQVLFKNEDFYKWITAATTNTNAVKNRISDYIEFIDKECK, from the coding sequence ATGATAAATATTATGCAACAGAAATCAAAGACTTTAGCTGACATACTCTTCCCTGAACGGGATGAAACAGATAACGAGCTATTAAATGTTCCACCAGAACAAAGAAAACTTCATACTGAAACATACGATTTTTCAATTTCAACAATTTACGATTATTTAACTTCAAGTAGAATATTCATTCCGAGATTTCAGCGGAAATATATTTGGAGCAAAGGACAAGCATCCAGATTGATTGAGTCCTTGATTATTCAATGCCCCATCCCAGTTTTATATTTTAGCCAAACGACAGATGAAAAATTTTCAGTAATTGATGGAAACCAAAGACTAAACAGCATAAAGCTGTTTATTGATAATGGTTTTGAATTAACGGGACTTACAACTTACCCCGATTTGAATGGTAATACGTTCAGCTCATTAGATCCAAGATTTCAAAGGCATATATTAAATCGAACGCTTAGATGCATTGTAATCCTGAAAGAGACACATCCTCAAATAAAATTTGATGTTTTTGAACGAATTAATACTGGCTCGGCTAGACTGACACCACAAGAACTTCGCCATGGCATTTATACTGGACCATTTATAGACCTGTTGGATGAAATTGCAAAAGACAAACTTTTCTTGAAGTTGACTCAAACCTCAAAAGATACTAGAATGAAAGCAGAAGAGCTTGTTTTAAGATTCTTTGCTCTGAGTGAGAGCTTGAGCACATATACAAATCCATTCGTTACTTTTCTCAATAATTACTGTGAACAAAACAGAAATATTGATAGTATTAAAAGCAAATCTCTCAAAACATCCTTCTTGAACATTTTAAATAAAATAAACTTGGTACTTGGGGAATATTCATTTAAGGTTTATGATGTTAATCTTAAAAAGATAAGATTTAATGCGGCTTTATTCGATGCCCAAATGATTGGTTTTTTCAAAAAGAATCCATCAGAATCTTGCATTGAATCTATAAATAAAACTGAATTTATAAAAAATCAACAGGTACTTTTTAAAAATGAGGATTTTTATAAATGGATTACGGCAGCAACCACAAATACAAATGCGGTAAAAAATAGAATTAGCGACTACATTGAATTCATAGACAAAGAATGTAAATAG